The Stenotrophomonas rhizophila genome has a window encoding:
- a CDS encoding CTP synthase codes for MTPLIFVTGGVVSSLGKGIAAASLASILEARGLKVTMMKLDPYINVDPGTMSPFQHGEVYVTDDGAETDLDLGHYERFVRTRLSRKNSVTTGRIYENVIRKERRGDYLGATVQVIPHITDEIRRCMDEATEGFDVALVEIGGTVGDIESLPFLEAIRQVRTERGPEKALFMHLTLVPYIAAAGELKTKPTQHSVKELRSIGIQPDVLLCRSEQPVPDSERRKIAQFTNVSERAVISVPDVDVLYRIPMGLHAQGLDEIVINQLKLGDKAGPADLHEWEAALDATLHPVDEVTIAVVGKYVDHQDAYKSVGEALKHGGLRQRTRVNLKWLEAQDLEGTDMAALKDVDGILVPGGFGDRGFEGKVLTSQFAREQQLPYFGICYGMQAAVVDFARNVVGLEGANSTENDRQSPNPVIGLITEWRTATGDVEKRDDKSDLGGTMRLGLQEQRLKPGTLARELYGKDVVSERHRHRYEFNNRYRTQLEDAGLVIAGKSMDDTLVEVVELSRDQHPWFLACQAHPEFLSTPRDGHPLFIGFIRAARERKAGGALLQEASA; via the coding sequence ATGACTCCCTTGATCTTCGTAACCGGCGGCGTGGTTTCCTCGCTCGGCAAAGGCATTGCCGCCGCCTCGCTCGCCTCCATCCTCGAAGCCCGTGGCCTGAAGGTCACGATGATGAAGCTCGACCCGTACATCAACGTCGATCCGGGCACCATGAGCCCGTTCCAGCACGGCGAGGTGTATGTCACCGACGACGGCGCCGAGACCGACCTGGACCTGGGCCACTACGAGCGCTTCGTGCGCACCCGATTGAGCCGCAAGAACTCGGTCACCACCGGCCGCATCTACGAGAACGTGATCCGCAAGGAGCGCCGCGGCGACTACCTGGGCGCCACCGTGCAGGTCATCCCGCACATCACCGACGAGATCCGCCGCTGCATGGACGAAGCCACCGAAGGCTTCGACGTGGCGCTGGTGGAAATCGGCGGCACCGTGGGCGACATCGAATCGCTGCCGTTCCTGGAAGCCATCCGCCAGGTGCGCACCGAGCGCGGCCCGGAGAAGGCCCTGTTCATGCACCTCACCCTGGTGCCGTACATCGCCGCCGCCGGTGAGCTGAAGACCAAGCCGACCCAGCACTCGGTCAAGGAACTGCGCTCGATCGGCATCCAGCCCGACGTGCTGCTGTGCCGTTCCGAGCAGCCGGTGCCCGACTCCGAGCGCCGCAAGATCGCCCAGTTCACCAACGTCTCCGAACGTGCCGTGATCAGCGTGCCCGACGTCGACGTGCTGTACCGCATTCCGATGGGCCTGCACGCGCAGGGCCTGGACGAGATCGTCATCAACCAGCTCAAGCTCGGCGACAAGGCCGGTCCGGCCGACCTGCACGAATGGGAAGCCGCGCTGGATGCCACCCTGCACCCGGTGGATGAAGTCACCATCGCCGTGGTCGGCAAGTACGTCGACCACCAGGACGCCTACAAGTCGGTCGGCGAAGCGCTCAAGCACGGCGGCCTGCGCCAGCGCACCCGGGTCAACCTGAAGTGGCTCGAAGCGCAGGACCTGGAAGGCACCGACATGGCCGCGCTGAAGGATGTCGATGGCATCCTGGTGCCGGGTGGCTTCGGCGACCGTGGCTTCGAGGGCAAGGTGCTCACCTCGCAGTTCGCCCGTGAACAGCAGCTGCCGTATTTCGGCATCTGCTACGGCATGCAGGCCGCCGTGGTCGACTTCGCCCGCAACGTGGTCGGCCTGGAGGGTGCCAACAGCACCGAAAACGACCGCCAGTCGCCTAACCCGGTCATCGGCCTGATCACCGAATGGCGCACCGCCACCGGCGATGTGGAAAAGCGCGATGACAAGAGCGATCTCGGCGGCACCATGCGCCTGGGCCTGCAGGAGCAGCGCCTGAAGCCGGGCACGCTGGCCCGCGAGCTGTACGGCAAGGACGTGGTGTCCGAGCGCCATCGTCACCGCTACGAGTTCAACAACCGCTACCGCACCCAGCTGGAAGATGCCGGCCTGGTGATTGCCGGCAAATCGATGGACGACACCCTGGTGGAAGTGGTGGAGCTCTCGCGCGACCAGCATCCGTGGTTCCTGGCCTGCCAGGCGCACCCGGAATTCCTGTCCACCCCGCGCGATGGCCACCCGTTGTTCATCGGCTTCATCCGTGCCGCGCGTGAGCGCAAGGCCGGCGGCGCGCTGCTGCAGGAAGCAAGCGCCTGA
- the eno gene encoding phosphopyruvate hydratase, translating to MTTIRSIHAREILDSRGNPTLEAEVTLEDGSFGRAAVPSGASTGTKEAVELRDGDKTRYLGKGVRNAVNNVNTTIASALKGFDAADQEGLDRRLIDLDGTENKGRLGANALLAVSMANAHAAAAANKQALWQYLSKGSTDVSLPVPMMNIINGGAHADNNVDFQEFMVLPVGFTSFSEALRAGTEIFHSLKSVLKGHGLSTAVGDEGGFAPDFRSNVEALDTILEAIGKAGYTAGEDVLLGLDVASSEFYENGKYNLVGENKRLTSEQFVDFLADWAAQYPIITIEDGLAENDWAGWKLLTDRIGKKVQLVGDDLFVTNPKIFKEGIESGTANAILIKVNQIGTLTETLEAIAMAHHANYAAVVSHRSGETEDTTIADIAVATTATQIKTGSLCRSDRVAKYNQLLRIEEALGAGARYAGRDAFVSLKR from the coding sequence ATGACCACGATCCGCAGCATCCACGCCCGTGAAATCCTCGACAGCCGTGGCAACCCCACGCTGGAAGCCGAAGTCACCCTGGAGGACGGCTCGTTCGGCCGTGCCGCCGTGCCGTCGGGTGCCTCCACCGGCACCAAGGAAGCGGTCGAGCTGCGTGATGGCGACAAGACCCGTTACCTGGGCAAGGGCGTGCGCAACGCCGTCAACAACGTCAACACCACCATCGCCTCCGCGCTGAAGGGCTTCGACGCGGCCGACCAGGAAGGCCTCGACCGGCGCCTGATCGACCTGGATGGCACCGAGAACAAGGGTCGCCTGGGCGCGAACGCACTGCTGGCCGTGTCCATGGCCAATGCCCATGCCGCCGCTGCCGCCAACAAGCAGGCGCTGTGGCAGTACCTGTCCAAGGGCAGCACCGATGTGAGCCTGCCGGTGCCGATGATGAACATCATCAACGGCGGCGCGCATGCCGACAACAACGTCGACTTCCAGGAATTCATGGTGCTGCCGGTCGGCTTCACCTCGTTCTCCGAAGCGCTGCGCGCCGGTACCGAAATCTTCCATTCGCTCAAGTCGGTGCTCAAGGGCCATGGCCTGAGCACGGCAGTGGGTGACGAAGGCGGCTTCGCGCCGGACTTCCGCAGCAACGTCGAAGCGCTCGACACCATCCTCGAGGCGATCGGCAAGGCCGGCTACACCGCCGGCGAAGACGTGCTGCTGGGCCTGGACGTGGCCTCCAGCGAGTTCTACGAGAACGGCAAGTACAACCTGGTGGGCGAGAACAAGCGCCTGACCTCCGAGCAGTTCGTCGATTTCCTGGCCGACTGGGCCGCCCAGTACCCGATCATCACCATCGAAGACGGCCTGGCCGAGAACGACTGGGCCGGCTGGAAGCTGCTTACCGACCGCATCGGCAAGAAGGTGCAGCTGGTCGGCGACGACCTGTTCGTGACCAACCCGAAGATCTTCAAGGAAGGCATTGAGTCCGGCACCGCCAACGCGATCCTGATCAAGGTCAACCAGATCGGCACCCTGACCGAGACCCTGGAAGCGATCGCCATGGCGCACCACGCCAACTACGCTGCGGTGGTCTCGCACCGTTCGGGCGAAACCGAAGACACCACCATCGCCGACATCGCCGTGGCCACCACCGCCACCCAGATCAAGACCGGCTCGCTGTGCCGCAGCGACCGCGTGGCCAAGTACAACCAGCTGCTGCGCATCGAGGAAGCCCTCGGTGCCGGCGCGCGTTACGCCGGGCGTGACGCGTTCGTGTCGCTGAAGCGCTGA
- the ftsB gene encoding cell division protein FtsB yields the protein MRNWRWLLLVLAVLLAWLQYRFWFGPGNSGEVMSLEAQVESQKRDNAGLQQRNDALAAEVKDLKEGEAAIEERARSELGMIKPGEKFYRVVENAPVAAPRAPALAADPNAPHPDVP from the coding sequence ATGCGCAACTGGCGCTGGCTGCTGCTGGTGCTCGCGGTACTGCTGGCATGGCTGCAGTACCGCTTCTGGTTCGGCCCGGGCAATTCGGGAGAAGTGATGTCGCTCGAAGCCCAGGTCGAATCCCAGAAGCGCGACAACGCCGGCCTGCAACAGCGCAATGATGCGCTGGCGGCCGAGGTCAAGGACCTCAAGGAAGGCGAGGCCGCCATCGAAGAGCGCGCGCGCAGCGAGCTGGGCATGATCAAGCCCGGTGAGAAGTTCTACCGCGTGGTCGAGAACGCTCCGGTGGCGGCGCCGCGCGCGCCGGCGCTGGCCGCCGACCCGAACGCGCCACACCCGGACGTGCCCTGA
- the ispD gene encoding 2-C-methyl-D-erythritol 4-phosphate cytidylyltransferase, whose translation MGSVWAVVPAAGRGTRFGSDTPKQYLVAGDRVLLAHTLQALLSHPVVAGVMVVIAENDVDWPGWQSLADKPILTCTGGATRAASVLAGLQALPDSVRADDFVLVHDAARPNLAAADLGRLLEVGRADPVGAILAAPVRDTLKRAGDDGGIDGTEPRARLWRALTPQLFRRHQLARALQDAAAAGVDVTDDAMAMERQGLRPLLVEGNEDNFKVTTPADLSRFEFELSRRGS comes from the coding sequence ATGGGCAGTGTCTGGGCCGTGGTTCCGGCCGCCGGCCGAGGTACCCGCTTCGGCAGCGACACGCCCAAGCAGTACCTGGTCGCAGGCGACCGGGTGCTGTTGGCGCACACCCTGCAAGCCCTGCTGTCACACCCGGTCGTGGCCGGGGTGATGGTGGTCATCGCCGAGAACGATGTCGACTGGCCGGGCTGGCAGTCGTTGGCCGACAAACCGATCCTGACCTGCACCGGCGGGGCGACCCGCGCCGCCTCGGTGCTGGCCGGCCTGCAGGCGCTGCCTGACAGCGTGCGGGCCGACGATTTCGTGCTGGTCCACGATGCCGCGCGGCCGAACCTGGCCGCAGCCGACCTCGGTCGCCTGCTGGAAGTGGGACGTGCCGATCCGGTCGGCGCGATCCTGGCCGCGCCGGTGCGCGATACCCTCAAGCGGGCCGGCGACGACGGCGGCATTGATGGCACCGAGCCGCGTGCGCGCCTGTGGCGCGCGCTGACCCCGCAGCTGTTCCGCCGCCACCAGCTGGCCCGCGCGCTGCAGGACGCGGCCGCCGCCGGCGTGGACGTCACCGACGACGCCATGGCGATGGAGCGCCAGGGCCTGCGCCCGTTGCTGGTCGAGGGCAACGAGGACAACTTCAAGGTCACCACCCCGGCCGATCTGTCCCGATTCGAATTCGAGCTGTCGCGCCGCGGCTCCTGA
- the ispF gene encoding 2-C-methyl-D-erythritol 2,4-cyclodiphosphate synthase, producing the protein MNTPFPPVRIGQGYDVHAFGEGDHIMLGGLRVAHSCGVLAHSDGDVILHALCDAMLGALSLGDIGQHFPPSDMRWKDADSSRFLDHCNSLLRERGWQVGNTDITVICERPKVGPHALAMRERIAGLLGIALDAVSVKATTSEKLGFTGRGEGIAAQAVVLLVAL; encoded by the coding sequence ATGAACACCCCGTTTCCTCCGGTCCGCATCGGGCAGGGTTATGACGTCCACGCCTTCGGCGAGGGCGACCACATCATGCTCGGCGGCCTGCGCGTCGCGCACAGCTGCGGCGTGCTGGCGCACAGCGATGGCGATGTGATCCTGCACGCCCTGTGCGATGCCATGCTGGGCGCGCTGTCGCTCGGCGACATCGGCCAGCACTTCCCGCCGTCGGACATGCGCTGGAAGGATGCCGACAGCAGCCGCTTCCTTGATCACTGCAACAGCCTGCTGCGCGAACGCGGCTGGCAGGTCGGCAACACCGACATCACCGTGATCTGCGAGCGGCCCAAGGTCGGCCCGCATGCGTTGGCCATGCGCGAGCGCATTGCCGGACTGCTTGGCATCGCGCTGGATGCGGTGAGCGTCAAGGCCACCACTTCCGAGAAGCTCGGTTTCACCGGGCGCGGCGAAGGAATCGCTGCCCAGGCCGTCGTGCTGTTGGTGGCGCTGTGA
- the truD gene encoding tRNA pseudouridine(13) synthase TruD, with protein MIPLPLAFGEPLLRADIRTAPEDFQVDELPAFEPTGEGEHLLLTIRKRGANTVHVAKLLAKWAGLPDMAVSYAGMKDRHAVTTQRFSVHLPKRIAPDIALLASDEVEVVESTWHNRKLQRGALAGNRFRLVLRSVQGEAKAIDERLSLVAARGLPNWFGEQRFGRDGGNVPAALAMFGGRRVRPDQRSLLLSAARSALFNQVLAERVAQGNWDSPLEGEVWMLDGSRSVFGPEPWTDLLADRLGRFDIHPSGPLWGEGELRSSGAAAALELGAISDEQSLQLRTGLEGARLKQERRALRLRPANLQHRWLEADVLELTFALPPGCYATAVLHELGPVDDASSASSND; from the coding sequence GTGATCCCCTTGCCGCTGGCCTTCGGCGAGCCGCTTCTGCGCGCCGACATCCGCACCGCCCCGGAAGATTTCCAGGTGGACGAACTGCCGGCGTTCGAGCCCACCGGGGAAGGCGAGCACCTGCTGCTGACGATCCGCAAGCGTGGTGCCAACACCGTGCATGTGGCCAAGCTGCTGGCGAAGTGGGCGGGGCTGCCGGACATGGCGGTCAGCTATGCCGGCATGAAGGACCGGCATGCGGTCACCACGCAGCGGTTCAGCGTGCACCTGCCCAAGCGCATCGCGCCTGACATCGCGCTGCTGGCCTCGGATGAGGTGGAGGTGGTCGAGTCCACCTGGCACAACCGCAAGCTGCAGCGCGGAGCGCTGGCCGGCAACCGGTTCCGGCTGGTGCTGCGCAGCGTGCAGGGCGAGGCGAAGGCGATCGACGAGCGGCTGTCGCTGGTCGCCGCGCGTGGCCTGCCGAACTGGTTCGGCGAGCAGCGCTTCGGCCGCGATGGTGGCAACGTGCCGGCCGCACTGGCCATGTTTGGCGGCCGCCGCGTGCGCCCCGACCAGCGCTCGCTGCTGCTCTCGGCCGCGCGCTCGGCGCTGTTCAACCAGGTGCTGGCCGAGCGCGTGGCGCAGGGCAACTGGGACAGCCCGCTGGAGGGTGAAGTGTGGATGCTCGATGGCAGCCGCAGCGTGTTCGGTCCCGAACCGTGGACCGACCTGCTGGCGGATCGCCTGGGTCGCTTCGACATCCATCCCAGCGGTCCGCTGTGGGGCGAGGGTGAGCTGCGCAGCAGCGGCGCCGCCGCCGCGCTGGAGCTGGGCGCGATCAGCGACGAGCAATCCTTGCAGCTGCGCACCGGGCTGGAAGGCGCGCGCCTGAAGCAGGAGCGCCGCGCGTTGCGCCTGCGCCCGGCCAACCTGCAGCACCGCTGGCTGGAAGCAGATGTGCTCGAGCTCACCTTCGCGCTGCCGCCGGGGTGTTATGCCACCGCCGTGCTGCACGAGCTGGGTCCGGTGGACGACGCCAGCAGCGCTTCGTCGAACGATTGA
- a CDS encoding Smr/MutS family protein, whose product MSHPEDEDPAALFRAAIGEVTPLRKPVAAPPATPRPKPRARMAEQDEDAARGEFARLLRDSSPLEAGDTASYRRENLPARMFQRLKRGQYSVQDELDLHGATVAQAETLLRQFLLEAHAHEHGCVRIIHGKGLQSDGGAPVLKNLVDRLLRQRNDVLAFHSAPAGQGGTGAVLVLLARR is encoded by the coding sequence ATGTCACATCCTGAAGACGAAGATCCGGCCGCACTGTTCCGCGCCGCCATCGGCGAGGTCACGCCGCTGCGCAAACCGGTGGCTGCGCCACCGGCGACACCTCGACCGAAGCCGCGTGCGCGCATGGCCGAACAGGACGAGGACGCCGCGCGCGGAGAATTCGCCCGGCTGCTTCGCGACAGCAGCCCGCTGGAGGCCGGCGACACCGCCAGCTACCGGCGCGAGAACCTGCCGGCACGGATGTTCCAGCGGCTCAAGCGCGGCCAGTATTCGGTGCAGGACGAGCTGGACCTGCACGGTGCCACGGTGGCCCAGGCGGAGACGCTGCTGCGCCAGTTCCTGCTGGAAGCGCATGCGCACGAGCACGGCTGCGTGCGCATCATCCACGGCAAGGGGCTGCAGTCCGACGGCGGTGCGCCGGTGTTGAAGAACCTGGTGGACCGGCTGCTGCGCCAGCGCAATGACGTGCTGGCGTTCCATTCGGCGCCCGCCGGGCAAGGCGGGACGGGCGCGGTATTGGTGCTGTTGGCGCGACGGTGA
- the surE gene encoding 5'/3'-nucleotidase SurE — protein sequence MRILVSNDDGVDAPGIRMLASVLREAGHEVMVVAPDRDRSGASNSLTLDLPVRVKRIDHSTCSVAGTPTDCVHLALTGLLEYDPDIVVSGINNAANLGDDVIYSGTVSAAMEGRFLGLPAVAMSLVTHNHDPRNFETAARAAVEIVTRLKADPLPADTILNVNVPDLPWAEVRGFEVTRLGNRHRAEGCIAQRDPRGNEVFWIGPAGREQDSGPGTDFHAVRNGFISITPIQVDLTRYQALEKVASWVGGLTAALDRPA from the coding sequence ATGCGGATCCTGGTCAGCAACGACGACGGCGTCGATGCCCCCGGCATCAGGATGCTCGCCTCCGTGCTGCGCGAGGCCGGCCACGAAGTGATGGTGGTCGCCCCCGACCGCGACCGCTCCGGCGCCAGCAATTCGCTGACCCTGGACCTGCCGGTGCGGGTCAAGCGCATCGACCACTCCACCTGTTCGGTAGCCGGCACCCCGACCGACTGCGTGCACCTGGCGCTGACCGGCCTGCTCGAATACGACCCGGACATCGTGGTGTCGGGCATCAACAACGCAGCCAACCTGGGCGATGACGTCATCTACTCCGGGACCGTGTCGGCGGCGATGGAAGGGCGTTTCCTAGGCCTGCCGGCGGTGGCGATGTCGCTGGTCACCCACAACCACGACCCGCGCAATTTTGAAACCGCCGCGCGTGCCGCGGTGGAGATCGTCACCCGGCTCAAGGCCGACCCGCTGCCGGCCGACACCATCCTCAACGTCAACGTGCCCGACCTGCCGTGGGCGGAGGTGCGTGGCTTCGAAGTGACCCGGCTGGGCAACCGCCACCGTGCCGAAGGCTGCATTGCCCAGCGCGACCCGCGCGGCAATGAAGTGTTCTGGATCGGCCCGGCCGGGCGCGAACAGGATTCGGGCCCGGGCACGGACTTCCATGCCGTGCGCAACGGATTCATCTCGATCACGCCGATCCAGGTCGACCTGACCCGCTACCAGGCACTGGAGAAGGTCGCCAGCTGGGTAGGCGGGCTGACCGCCGCGCTGGACCGGCCGGCATGA
- a CDS encoding protein-L-isoaspartate(D-aspartate) O-methyltransferase, whose amino-acid sequence MSQRLRLQPEAVGIGMTSQRVRDRLVERLRESGIADEATLNAIRVVPRHLFIDEALASRAYEDTALPIGHGQTISQPWVVARMTEAVLQSAPKKVLEVGTGSGYQAAVLGALGLEVYTVERIGDLLRQARKRFRALGMNIRSKHDDGRIGWAEHGPFDAIVVTAAAPALVDALVEQLAVGGRLVAPVGGAGAQSLIQLTRRDDGSVEQQVLAPVTFVPLLSGMLD is encoded by the coding sequence ATGAGTCAGCGCCTGCGCCTGCAGCCCGAAGCGGTCGGGATTGGCATGACCTCCCAGCGCGTGCGCGACCGCCTTGTCGAACGCCTGCGCGAGAGCGGCATTGCCGACGAAGCCACCCTCAATGCGATCCGGGTGGTGCCGCGGCATCTGTTCATCGACGAGGCCCTGGCCTCGCGCGCCTACGAAGACACCGCACTGCCGATCGGCCACGGCCAGACCATCTCCCAGCCGTGGGTGGTGGCGCGGATGACCGAAGCGGTGCTGCAGTCGGCGCCGAAGAAGGTGCTGGAAGTGGGCACCGGCTCGGGCTACCAGGCGGCCGTACTCGGTGCGCTGGGGCTGGAGGTCTACACCGTCGAGCGCATCGGCGACCTGCTGCGGCAGGCGCGCAAGCGCTTCCGTGCGCTGGGCATGAACATCCGCAGCAAGCACGACGATGGCCGCATCGGCTGGGCCGAACACGGGCCGTTCGACGCCATCGTGGTGACCGCGGCCGCGCCGGCGCTGGTCGATGCGCTGGTCGAGCAGCTGGCCGTGGGCGGGCGCCTGGTCGCGCCGGTCGGTGGGGCAGGGGCGCAGTCGCTGATCCAGCTGACCCGCCGCGACGACGGCAGCGTTGAACAGCAGGTACTGGCACCGGTCACGTTCGTGCCGCTGCTGTCTGGCATGCTGGACTGA
- a CDS encoding YqaA family protein: MKIFGPLYERAMKWAAHERAPTYLTVLSFIEAIIFPVMPEVMLAPMCVAQPKRGWWFATLSLAGSMAGALVGYALGHYAFEAVKPLFAAMGMLTSIEGGIAIVQAKMAESPWAVFTFLVLGGFMPIPMKVFTWASGIVGVPLPQYFLSMLIGRGKRVYVLAAVIRIGGARAEAALRRWIEPLGWIATVLVVGLVAWLVWRAKFA, encoded by the coding sequence ATGAAGATTTTTGGTCCGCTGTACGAGCGGGCGATGAAGTGGGCCGCGCACGAGCGCGCCCCGACCTACCTGACGGTGCTCAGCTTCATCGAGGCGATCATCTTCCCGGTGATGCCCGAAGTGATGCTGGCACCGATGTGCGTGGCCCAACCCAAGCGCGGGTGGTGGTTCGCCACGCTCAGCCTGGCCGGCTCGATGGCCGGTGCGCTGGTCGGCTATGCGCTGGGCCACTACGCGTTTGAAGCGGTCAAGCCGCTGTTTGCGGCGATGGGCATGCTGACCAGCATCGAAGGCGGCATCGCCATCGTGCAGGCCAAGATGGCCGAATCCCCGTGGGCGGTGTTCACCTTCCTGGTGTTGGGTGGCTTCATGCCCATCCCGATGAAGGTCTTCACGTGGGCATCGGGTATCGTCGGCGTGCCGCTGCCGCAGTACTTCCTGAGCATGTTGATCGGGCGGGGCAAGCGCGTGTACGTGCTGGCGGCCGTGATCCGCATTGGCGGGGCGCGCGCCGAAGCCGCGCTGCGGCGTTGGATTGAACCGCTGGGCTGGATCGCCACCGTACTGGTGGTGGGTCTGGTGGCCTGGCTTGTCTGGAGAGCGAAGTTCGCATGA
- a CDS encoding peptidoglycan DD-metalloendopeptidase family protein: protein MSADRMRGATRLTALLLVVSTLSACGTATVVKPSGGRTTHTTPQTSVAKPGQTAVVRRGDTLYALARIHNITPRDLAAWNGLAEPYTIYPGQVIRLYPGSSPGRAPTTVVTAPRPGTGSTPAPAPTPSPTTAIKSNIDWRWPADGALVGRFVGADVTKQGVDIAGSSGQPVRATASGVVVYSGAGLVGFGELIIIKHNDQWLSAYGHNRKRLVNEGQSVKAGEQIAEMGRTGTTRDMLHFEIRYNGKPVDPLLYLPPK from the coding sequence ATGAGTGCTGATCGTATGCGCGGGGCCACACGGCTGACCGCCCTGCTGCTGGTGGTGTCCACCCTGAGTGCCTGCGGCACCGCCACGGTGGTCAAGCCGTCCGGCGGGCGCACCACGCACACCACGCCGCAGACGTCGGTGGCCAAGCCGGGGCAGACCGCCGTGGTGCGCCGGGGCGACACCCTCTACGCGCTGGCACGCATCCACAACATCACCCCGCGCGACCTGGCCGCCTGGAACGGGCTGGCCGAGCCGTACACCATCTATCCCGGGCAGGTCATCCGCCTGTACCCCGGCAGCAGCCCGGGCCGTGCGCCGACCACCGTGGTGACCGCGCCGCGCCCGGGCACCGGTTCGACGCCTGCGCCTGCGCCGACGCCGTCGCCGACCACCGCCATCAAGAGCAACATCGACTGGCGCTGGCCGGCCGATGGCGCGCTGGTGGGCCGCTTCGTCGGCGCCGATGTCACCAAGCAGGGCGTGGATATCGCCGGCAGCAGCGGCCAGCCGGTGCGCGCCACCGCATCGGGCGTGGTGGTCTATTCCGGTGCCGGGCTGGTCGGCTTCGGTGAGCTGATCATCATCAAGCACAACGATCAGTGGTTGTCGGCCTACGGCCACAACCGCAAGCGGCTGGTCAACGAAGGCCAGAGCGTGAAGGCCGGCGAGCAGATCGCCGAGATGGGCCGCACCGGTACCACCCGCGACATGCTGCACTTCGAGATCCGCTACAACGGCAAGCCGGTCGACCCGCTGTTGTACCTGCCCCCCAAGTGA
- a CDS encoding Mth938-like domain-containing protein, with product MQLNHEIPDFAYAFRIVGADSVVFEDRVNAGTRRVVKSFIVTPQALLEDWPAPASVKELTPDHLATVLAQQPELVILGTGEKQQFPSAAVMGACLTRNIGIEVMDNGAAARTFNLLAGEGRNVAAAILLPG from the coding sequence ATGCAGCTGAACCACGAAATCCCGGATTTTGCCTATGCGTTCCGCATCGTCGGCGCCGACTCTGTGGTTTTCGAGGACCGCGTGAACGCCGGCACCCGGCGGGTGGTGAAGAGCTTCATCGTCACCCCGCAGGCATTGCTGGAAGATTGGCCGGCACCCGCCAGCGTCAAGGAGCTGACCCCGGACCACCTGGCCACGGTGCTGGCCCAGCAGCCGGAACTGGTCATCCTTGGAACGGGGGAAAAGCAGCAATTCCCATCTGCGGCTGTCATGGGGGCCTGTCTGACCCGCAACATCGGCATCGAGGTCATGGACAATGGAGCGGCCGCCAGGACATTCAACCTGCTTGCGGGTGAAGGCCGCAACGTAGCGGCGGCCATCCTCCTGCCGGGCTGA
- the yhbY gene encoding ribosome assembly RNA-binding protein YhbY: protein MSIVLTSSQTRFLRGQAHGLNALLQIGGKGVTPAFLAELNEVLERHELIKVKVAAEDRDARDAMIAELVQASDSALVQRIGHVAVLYRPSKEQRQIVLPRG, encoded by the coding sequence ATGTCTATTGTCCTGACCTCCTCCCAGACCCGCTTCCTCCGCGGCCAAGCCCATGGTCTGAACGCCCTGCTGCAGATCGGCGGCAAGGGGGTCACGCCGGCCTTCCTGGCCGAGCTGAACGAGGTGCTGGAGCGCCACGAACTGATCAAGGTGAAGGTGGCCGCGGAAGACCGCGATGCACGCGACGCCATGATCGCCGAGCTGGTGCAGGCCTCCGACAGTGCGCTGGTGCAGCGCATCGGCCACGTGGCCGTGCTCTACCGCCCCAGCAAGGAACAGCGCCAGATCGTGCTTCCGCGCGGCTGA
- the rlmE gene encoding 23S rRNA (uridine(2552)-2'-O)-methyltransferase RlmE: protein MVSRSKSSQRWLKEHFADPFVKKAQAEGMRSRAAYKLEELLARDRLLKPHMVVVDLGAAPGGWSQQVRRQIGDTGRVLALDILEMPPLAGVEFLHGDFREQAVLSQFEAMLGDQPVDLVLSDMAPNKSGMDAVDQPRMMHLAELALDFADNHLKPGGAFLIKLFQGVGFDDYVREMRRRYDKVVIRKPEASRKRSPEVYALGQGKRTQIK from the coding sequence ATGGTTTCCCGCAGCAAGAGCAGCCAACGCTGGTTGAAAGAACACTTCGCCGACCCCTTCGTGAAGAAGGCCCAGGCCGAGGGCATGCGCTCGCGCGCGGCTTACAAGCTGGAGGAGCTGCTCGCGCGTGACCGGCTGCTGAAGCCGCATATGGTCGTGGTCGACCTGGGGGCCGCCCCGGGGGGCTGGTCCCAGCAGGTCCGGCGCCAGATCGGCGACACCGGAAGGGTGCTGGCGCTGGACATCCTGGAGATGCCGCCGCTGGCCGGGGTGGAGTTCCTTCACGGGGACTTCAGGGAGCAGGCCGTCCTATCGCAGTTTGAAGCCATGCTCGGGGACCAGCCGGTAGACCTTGTGCTCTCGGATATGGCCCCCAATAAAAGTGGTATGGACGCGGTAGACCAACCGCGGATGATGCACCTGGCCGAGTTGGCGCTGGATTTTGCCGACAACCATCTCAAGCCGGGTGGCGCGTTCCTGATCAAGCTGTTCCAGGGCGTGGGCTTTGACGACTACGTGCGCGAGATGCGCCGCCGGTACGACAAGGTCGTGATCCGCAAGCCTGAAGCGTCCCGGAAGCGCTCGCCCGAGGTGTATGCCTTGGGGCAGGGCAAACGCACCCAGATCAAGTAA